TCGGCGAAGAGCAAATGGGCCTAGAAAATTTAGCGCGTTTGCGCAAGCAAGATATTGTCTTTGCCATTTTAAAACAACACGCAAAAGGCGGTGAAGACATCTTCGGCGGCGGCGTATTGGAAATTTTACCGGATGGCTTTGGCTTCCTCCGTTCGGCAGACAGTTCCTATTTAGCCGGCCCTGACGATATTTATGTCAGCCCAAGCCAAATTCGTCGCTTCAATTTGCAAACCGGAGACAAAATCGAAGGAAAAATTCGACCGCCGAAAGAAGGCGAACGCTATTTTGCCCTCCTCAAAGTAGATCAAGTCAATGACGACAAACCGGAAGTTTCCCGCAGCAAAATCCTTTTCGAAAACTTAACCCCATTACATGCCAATTCCCGTTTAAAAATGGAACGCGGCAACGGCTCTACCGAAGATTTAACCGCCCGCATTTTAGATTTAGCCTCTCCGATTGGGAAAGGTCAGCGCGGTTTAATCGTGGCGCCGCCGAAAGCGGGTAAAACTATGTTGCTGCAAAATATCGCGCAAAGCATTACCCATAATTACCCTGATGTCGAACTTATCGTATTATTGATCGATGAGCGCCCGGAAGAAGTAACGGAAATGCAACGCTCCGTAAAAGGCGAAGTGATTGCTTCTACCTTCGACGAACCGGCAACCCGTCACGTTCAAGTGGCGGAAATGGTGATCGAAAAAGCCAAACGTTCCGTCGAACACAAAAAAGACGTGGTCATTTTGCTTGACTCCATTACCCGTTTGGCGCGTGCTTACAATACCGTCACTCCGGCATCCGGTAAAATTTTATCCGGTGGGGTGGACGCCAACGCGTTACATCGTCCAAAACGTTTCTTCGGCGCGGCGCGTAACGTGGAAGAAGGCGGCAGCCTAACTATTATCGCTACCGCGTTAGTGGATACCGGCTCAAAAATGGACGAAGTAATCTTCGAGGAATTTAAAGGCACCGGTAACATGGAATTGCACCTATCCCGTAAAATCGCGGAAAAACGCGTGTTCCCGGCAATCGACTTCAACCGCTCCGGCACCCGTAAAGAGGACTTGCTCACCGCTCCTGATGAGTTACAAAAAATGTGGATTCTACGCAAAATCCTTAATCCGATGGGCGAAGTGGAAGCGATGGAATGGCTCATTGACAAACTTGGCATGGCCAAAACTAACGAAGAATTTTTTGAAATTATGAAACGCTCATAATTCAAAACACAAAAGAAAAATAACTGTGCGGCCTCTGCACAATTCGTCGCATTTAATTAGAGGATCGGGCGCTGTAATCCAGTACTCGATCCTTTTTGTTTGGCTTGGTATGCCTGTGATTCTCGGTCAACAAAATCAAATCGATTTTAGGCTTAATCTTGTGACCGATTGTTTTCTTTAATTTTCAAAGTGTTTCTAGCTTAAGCGATAAGCATAATTTTGAAATGATGTGATGGTCGCACAAAGCGGAAAATTACACTCACAAAATAGCACCGCATTGGAAGCGGCTCCAATGCGGTGCTATTTTGGAATGCCAATCCACGTTCCGACTCAAAAGCCGTTTTTACATATTTACAGCATTCAGTTGAGCTTTAATCTTACATTTTGAAAAAAGCAAAGGTCACTTTTTATGAATGAGACGCAGTGGAAAATAAATTAATTACCAACACGCCGGCAATAATTAAGCCGATGCCGATGAGGCCCGCCGTATCAATTCTTTGCCCGAAGACAAAATAGGCGACAAGCGTAGTCAAAACAATGCCCACACCTGACCAAATCGCATAAACCAAGCCGACCGGTAACGTACGGAAAACAATGGAAACCAAATAAAAAGATACGGCATAAAGGCCTAACGAGCCGACCGTTGGTAACGATTTTGTAAAACCGTCGCTTAGTTTTAGTAAATTGGTTGCGACGATTTCCAGACAAATGGAGAACGCGAGTAAAATCCAAGGGTTCATTGATTCCTCATAAAAGAAAAGTCCTCATAAAAAAGAGGCGCAGTCTGCGCCTCTTCCGCTTAAACAAATATGTTCTTAACAATCTTGTTTACCAAATTCGGCTTGACGAAGAATATTGCGTACGGCTTCGTCAAATGCAGCAAGCACTTGTTCGGCATGTTTCGGATCGCTAC
Above is a genomic segment from Aggregatibacter sp. HMT-949 containing:
- the rho gene encoding transcription termination factor Rho — translated: MHLTELKNMPVSDLVKLGEEQMGLENLARLRKQDIVFAILKQHAKGGEDIFGGGVLEILPDGFGFLRSADSSYLAGPDDIYVSPSQIRRFNLQTGDKIEGKIRPPKEGERYFALLKVDQVNDDKPEVSRSKILFENLTPLHANSRLKMERGNGSTEDLTARILDLASPIGKGQRGLIVAPPKAGKTMLLQNIAQSITHNYPDVELIVLLIDERPEEVTEMQRSVKGEVIASTFDEPATRHVQVAEMVIEKAKRSVEHKKDVVILLDSITRLARAYNTVTPASGKILSGGVDANALHRPKRFFGAARNVEEGGSLTIIATALVDTGSKMDEVIFEEFKGTGNMELHLSRKIAEKRVFPAIDFNRSGTRKEDLLTAPDELQKMWILRKILNPMGEVEAMEWLIDKLGMAKTNEEFFEIMKRS
- a CDS encoding multidrug efflux SMR transporter — translated: MNPWILLAFSICLEIVATNLLKLSDGFTKSLPTVGSLGLYAVSFYLVSIVFRTLPVGLVYAIWSGVGIVLTTLVAYFVFGQRIDTAGLIGIGLIIAGVLVINLFSTASHS